A window of the Acidobacteriota bacterium genome harbors these coding sequences:
- a CDS encoding pyruvate, phosphate dikinase, whose amino-acid sequence MSTKYVYLFADGKAEGTGKMKDLLGGKGSGLAEMTNAGLPVPPGFTITTEACNAYYASGEQFPEGMWDQALEALAKVEATTGKKFGGCENPLLVSVRSGAKFSMPGMMDTVLNLGLNDETRVALAAMTNNERFSWDAYRRFIQLFGKIVLGMDSEKFEHIFEGYKKKLGVHGDTDVDAETLAKVVADYKALVKKETGNQFPTDPLEQVKYAIRAVFASWNGRRAKDYRRINKIDDNLGTAVNVQTMVFGNMGEDSGTGVAFTRDVSTGEKILYGEYLQNAQGEDVVAGIRTPKKIAQLHEEMPEMYNQFAQVSERLEKHYKDVQDMEFTIERGKLYMLQTRNAKRTGAAAVRVAVEMVGEGLIDKATAIQRVEPAQLDQLLHPMIDPKASLNVIATGLPASPGAASGTAVFDPDQAEEMAKDGKKVILVRTETSPEDFHGMVAAQAILTSRGGMTSHAAVVARGMGKCCVAGCGDVVVDYTNQQFTVGDITVKKGDSITLDGSTGRVILGEVPLIKPEISGHFKTLMEWVNEYRKLGVRANADTPHDSEVARGFGAEGIGLCRTEHMFFEGDRIDSVRQMILSSSDFKSLEAQLATARAEADKAGGKSKDANKRVKDLEKKIAKPEQLYKGALAALLELQREDFVGIFRAMNGFPVTIRTLDPPLHEFVPHDDKTLKELAAKIKMPFKEAKAKVAALHEFNPMLGHRGCRLGIIYPEITEMQARAIFEAAVKVKAEGVVVKPEIMIPLVGNVIELKLQADVVRRVAGEVFAATGQSVEYLVGTMIEVPRAALTANQIAEVAEFFSFGTNDLTQMTMGLSRDDSGKFLPAYVEKKIYADDPFQVLDQTGVGQLVDIGIQKGRSAKPNLKVGICGEHGGDPESVIFCHKVGMNYVSCSPYRVPIALLAAAHAALADQQGAVAKATTA is encoded by the coding sequence ATGAGTACGAAATACGTTTATCTGTTCGCCGACGGCAAAGCCGAAGGCACAGGCAAAATGAAAGATTTGCTGGGCGGCAAAGGCTCAGGCCTCGCCGAAATGACCAACGCCGGGTTGCCCGTTCCGCCCGGTTTCACCATTACCACCGAGGCCTGCAACGCCTATTACGCCAGCGGCGAACAATTCCCCGAAGGCATGTGGGATCAGGCGCTGGAAGCGCTGGCCAAAGTCGAGGCAACAACCGGTAAAAAGTTTGGCGGCTGCGAAAACCCGCTGCTGGTTTCCGTCCGTTCCGGCGCGAAATTTTCCATGCCCGGAATGATGGACACCGTGTTGAATCTGGGCTTGAACGACGAAACCCGCGTCGCGTTGGCTGCGATGACCAACAACGAGCGCTTTTCCTGGGACGCCTATCGCCGCTTCATTCAGTTGTTCGGCAAAATCGTGCTTGGCATGGATTCCGAAAAGTTCGAGCACATTTTTGAAGGCTACAAAAAGAAACTGGGCGTTCACGGCGACACGGACGTTGACGCCGAAACGCTGGCCAAAGTCGTCGCCGATTACAAAGCCCTGGTCAAAAAAGAAACCGGCAACCAGTTCCCCACCGATCCACTGGAACAGGTGAAATACGCCATCCGCGCCGTGTTCGCATCGTGGAATGGCCGCCGCGCCAAAGATTACCGCCGCATCAACAAGATTGACGACAACCTGGGAACCGCCGTCAACGTGCAAACAATGGTCTTCGGCAATATGGGCGAAGATTCCGGCACCGGCGTGGCATTCACGCGTGACGTTTCGACCGGCGAAAAAATCCTATACGGCGAATACCTGCAAAACGCGCAGGGCGAAGACGTGGTCGCAGGCATCCGCACGCCGAAGAAAATCGCGCAACTTCACGAAGAAATGCCGGAAATGTACAACCAGTTCGCGCAGGTTTCCGAGCGACTCGAAAAGCATTACAAAGACGTGCAGGACATGGAGTTCACCATCGAGCGCGGCAAGCTGTACATGCTGCAAACCCGCAACGCCAAACGCACTGGCGCGGCAGCGGTTCGCGTCGCGGTCGAAATGGTTGGTGAAGGTTTGATTGACAAAGCCACGGCCATCCAGCGCGTCGAACCGGCGCAGCTCGATCAATTGCTGCACCCGATGATTGACCCGAAAGCCAGCCTGAATGTCATCGCCACAGGCTTGCCCGCGTCGCCCGGAGCCGCTTCGGGCACGGCGGTGTTTGACCCGGACCAAGCTGAGGAAATGGCCAAAGACGGCAAGAAAGTCATTCTCGTTCGCACCGAAACTTCGCCCGAAGATTTTCACGGCATGGTTGCGGCGCAGGCAATTTTGACTTCGCGCGGCGGCATGACTTCACACGCTGCGGTAGTTGCGCGCGGAATGGGCAAATGCTGCGTCGCCGGTTGCGGAGATGTGGTCGTGGATTACACCAACCAGCAATTCACGGTTGGCGACATCACCGTCAAAAAAGGCGATTCCATCACGCTGGATGGCTCGACGGGTCGCGTCATTCTGGGCGAAGTTCCGCTGATCAAACCGGAAATCAGCGGCCATTTCAAAACCCTGATGGAGTGGGTCAACGAATATCGCAAGCTTGGCGTTCGCGCCAACGCCGACACGCCGCACGATTCCGAAGTCGCGCGCGGATTTGGCGCCGAAGGCATCGGTCTGTGCCGCACGGAACACATGTTCTTTGAAGGCGACCGCATTGACAGCGTACGCCAAATGATTCTGTCTTCGTCGGATTTCAAATCGCTGGAAGCGCAATTGGCCACGGCGCGCGCCGAAGCCGACAAAGCTGGCGGCAAATCCAAAGACGCCAACAAGCGCGTCAAAGACCTGGAAAAGAAAATCGCCAAGCCGGAACAGTTATACAAAGGCGCGCTGGCCGCGCTGCTCGAACTCCAACGCGAAGATTTCGTCGGCATTTTCCGCGCGATGAACGGATTCCCGGTGACGATCCGCACGCTGGATCCGCCGCTGCACGAATTCGTTCCGCACGACGACAAGACGCTGAAAGAACTGGCCGCCAAGATCAAGATGCCGTTCAAGGAAGCGAAAGCCAAAGTTGCCGCCTTGCACGAATTCAACCCGATGCTCGGTCATCGCGGCTGCCGTCTGGGCATCATCTATCCTGAAATCACGGAAATGCAGGCGCGCGCGATCTTTGAAGCCGCCGTCAAAGTGAAAGCCGAAGGCGTCGTCGTCAAACCGGAAATCATGATTCCCCTGGTCGGCAACGTCATCGAATTGAAGCTGCAAGCCGATGTCGTTCGCCGCGTCGCGGGTGAAGTTTTCGCAGCAACAGGCCAATCGGTTGAATACCTGGTCGGCACAATGATCGAAGTTCCACGCGCCGCGCTGACCGCCAATCAAATTGCCGAGGTTGCCGAGTTCTTCAGCTTCGGCACGAACGACCTGACCCAGATGACGATGGGCCTGAGCCGCGACGATTCCGGCAAATTCCTTCCGGCGTATGTCGAAAAGAAAATTTACGCGGACGATCCGTTCCAGGTGCTGGATCAAACCGGCGTCGGCCAATTGGTTGATATCGGCATCCAGAAAGGCCGTTCGGCGAAACCGAACCTGAAAGTCGGCATCTGCGGCGAACACGGCGGCGATCCCGAATCGGTGATCTTCTGCCACAAGGTCGGTATGAACTACGTGAGCTGCTCGCCATACCGCGTGCCCATCGCATTGCTGGCCGCTGCGCACGCAGCACTGGCCGATCAACAAGGCGCGGTCGCCAAAGCCACTACCGCCTAG
- a CDS encoding ATP-dependent helicase: MSIRLTKKQEEIVASPLDAKLFLSGAAGTGKTTVGVRRLRQLIDAGVPAHSILVLVPQKRLALPYFAEIRSPRRRAGAEVTVATLGSLSFQIVSLFWPLIAEQLSQHDPFRHPRFLSSELIQYLMFKLLDDEIERKDYFNSVTITRARLFSQLADNLNKSSLVGFPHTSIAERLKAALPGDAERLHIFEDAQTCANLFREYCVEHRLLDFSLQVLLFANYLWPHDVPRGYLTRRYTHIIADNMEEDSPVTHEMLRDWIPECQSALVIVDEDASYRRFLGADEVSADSLAKTCNAHHRLEASRVMSPPVQSLLSEIREVMTGESESDAKGDARAAIEFTPADHSRFHTQMVDWVADSIARLVHDEGVKQNQIVVLAPLLSDSLRFSLVSRLEEHDVATYTLRPSRPLHAEPAVRALVTLAKLAHPAWQISPQHQVKKFDVIKMLLSVMAEMDLARATLLSEVRFVGGKLMPFREITKNPEMRQRISEVFGERFDKLVDWIEAYKTAQPETVDIFFSRMFGEVLSQKGYGFHPTKKESFDEARIIANLIDSSRGFRQTLNQIEPEADSGQEYVRMLDAGILADQYEPREWKKSPDAVLIAPAYTFLLSNQPVDFQFWLNIDSPAWTRRLQQPLTQPYVLSRQWPPGQIWTEVHEQKTSREILQRVATGLLKRCRKKVFVGYSKFDERGNEREGELRVVFDLLLRSLSSEPSA, translated from the coding sequence ATGAGCATCCGACTAACCAAAAAACAGGAAGAGATTGTCGCGTCGCCGCTCGACGCCAAGCTCTTTTTGAGCGGCGCAGCAGGCACGGGCAAAACGACGGTTGGCGTGCGCCGGTTGCGGCAGTTGATTGACGCTGGAGTTCCTGCGCATTCGATTCTGGTGCTGGTGCCGCAAAAACGCTTGGCGCTTCCCTACTTCGCGGAAATCCGAAGTCCGCGGCGTCGCGCCGGAGCCGAAGTCACCGTGGCAACGCTGGGCAGTTTGTCGTTTCAAATCGTCAGTTTGTTTTGGCCGCTGATTGCCGAACAGCTCAGCCAACACGATCCGTTTCGCCATCCCAGGTTTCTGTCTTCGGAACTGATTCAGTATCTGATGTTCAAACTGCTCGACGACGAAATCGAACGGAAGGATTATTTCAACAGCGTAACCATCACGCGCGCCCGGTTGTTCAGCCAGTTGGCCGATAACCTGAACAAATCTTCCTTGGTGGGATTTCCGCATACTTCGATTGCCGAACGGCTGAAAGCCGCTTTGCCCGGCGATGCAGAACGATTGCACATTTTTGAAGACGCGCAAACCTGCGCGAATTTGTTTCGCGAGTATTGCGTTGAGCATCGCTTGCTGGATTTTTCGTTGCAGGTGTTGTTGTTCGCCAACTATTTGTGGCCGCACGATGTTCCGCGCGGGTATTTGACGCGGCGGTACACGCACATCATTGCCGACAACATGGAAGAAGACAGCCCCGTCACGCACGAAATGTTGCGCGACTGGATTCCCGAATGCCAATCGGCGCTGGTGATTGTTGATGAAGACGCGAGTTATCGCCGCTTTCTGGGCGCGGATGAAGTCAGCGCGGATTCCCTGGCCAAAACCTGCAACGCGCATCATCGGTTGGAAGCGTCGCGCGTGATGTCGCCACCGGTTCAAAGCTTGCTGTCGGAAATTCGCGAAGTGATGACCGGCGAATCTGAATCCGACGCCAAAGGCGATGCGCGCGCAGCGATTGAATTCACTCCCGCAGATCACAGCCGGTTTCACACGCAAATGGTGGACTGGGTCGCGGATTCCATCGCGCGATTGGTTCACGATGAAGGCGTCAAACAAAATCAGATTGTGGTGCTGGCGCCGCTGCTCAGCGATTCGTTGCGGTTTTCGCTGGTTTCGCGGTTGGAAGAACACGATGTGGCAACGTACACCTTGCGCCCGTCGCGTCCGCTGCACGCGGAACCCGCCGTGCGCGCGCTGGTCACACTGGCCAAGCTGGCGCATCCCGCCTGGCAGATTTCGCCGCAACACCAGGTCAAAAAGTTCGACGTGATTAAAATGCTGCTCAGTGTCATGGCCGAAATGGATTTGGCGCGCGCCACGCTGCTCAGCGAAGTTCGTTTCGTCGGCGGCAAGCTGATGCCGTTTCGCGAAATCACCAAAAACCCGGAAATGCGGCAGCGAATTTCCGAAGTCTTCGGCGAGCGATTCGACAAACTGGTAGATTGGATTGAGGCGTACAAGACGGCGCAACCCGAAACCGTAGACATTTTCTTCAGCCGTATGTTCGGCGAAGTGCTCTCGCAAAAGGGTTATGGTTTCCACCCAACGAAGAAGGAATCTTTTGACGAAGCGCGCATCATCGCCAACCTGATTGATTCTTCGCGCGGGTTTCGCCAGACGTTGAATCAGATCGAACCCGAAGCCGACAGCGGACAGGAATACGTGCGAATGTTGGATGCCGGGATTCTGGCCGATCAATACGAACCCAGGGAATGGAAAAAATCCCCCGACGCTGTGTTGATCGCCCCGGCATATACATTTCTGCTCAGCAATCAACCGGTGGATTTTCAATTCTGGCTGAACATTGACAGTCCGGCCTGGACGCGACGATTGCAGCAACCGTTGACGCAACCGTACGTGCTCAGCCGCCAATGGCCGCCGGGGCAGATCTGGACGGAAGTTCACGAACAAAAAACTTCGCGCGAAATTTTGCAGCGCGTGGCAACCGGATTGTTAAAACGCTGCCGAAAGAAAGTGTTCGTCGGATACAGCAAATTCGACGAACGCGGCAATGAACGCGAAGGCGAGTTGCGCGTGGTATTCGATCTACTGCTTCGAAGTTTAAGTTCTGAGCCGAGTGCCTGA
- the mgtE gene encoding magnesium transporter → MQSQKFTLMLDSVRRLARGGATARALNVLKKNRPADVAMVLQSLPELDRKSVFAALARAETSLAAASLTELGQPEAIELLRTLTPVGIAQVLQELPSDDAAEFISQLPEELREELLDLMKVEASTDVQELLSFAENTAGRIMTPDVFALKEDLTVAEAITSIQRASSDIELVFYLYIVDDRNHLVGVSSLRQLLLVQPTTPLKKIMSGDVISVSTDTDQEEVARIVARYNLLGVPVVDEENKLVGVVTVDDVLDVIREEATEDIYALAGVRSEESVQSPPLRSVRLRLPWLFVNLATAFLAASVIHAFEGTIAKVVVLASLQSIVAGMGGNAATQTLAVIVRGLALGEITLENSRRVLIKEFLVGVANGLANGLVAALIIWVWFGFGIKMLLISGIIAAAMIINLLIAGIAGTVIPLVLKKLKADPALASTVFVTTCTDVGGFLSFLGLATLLLKFLQ, encoded by the coding sequence ATGCAGTCGCAAAAATTCACATTGATGCTGGATTCGGTTCGCCGCCTGGCTCGCGGCGGAGCGACTGCGCGCGCGTTGAATGTGCTGAAGAAAAATCGCCCGGCGGATGTGGCGATGGTATTGCAATCGCTGCCCGAATTGGATCGCAAATCCGTCTTTGCAGCCTTGGCGCGGGCGGAAACGTCGCTGGCGGCGGCCAGCCTGACCGAGCTGGGGCAACCCGAAGCCATCGAGTTGTTGCGAACGCTGACGCCCGTAGGCATCGCGCAGGTTTTGCAGGAACTCCCCAGCGACGACGCCGCCGAATTTATCTCCCAACTTCCTGAAGAATTGCGCGAAGAGTTGCTCGACCTGATGAAGGTCGAAGCCTCGACCGACGTGCAGGAACTGCTGAGCTTTGCTGAAAACACAGCCGGTCGAATCATGACTCCGGATGTGTTTGCACTGAAAGAGGATCTAACTGTCGCCGAAGCCATTACGTCCATTCAACGCGCCAGCAGCGATATTGAACTGGTCTTTTATCTGTACATCGTTGACGACCGAAATCATCTGGTTGGTGTTTCCAGTCTGCGCCAACTGCTCCTGGTTCAGCCGACAACGCCGCTCAAAAAAATTATGAGCGGCGACGTGATCAGCGTCAGCACAGACACAGACCAGGAAGAAGTCGCTCGGATTGTCGCGCGTTACAACTTGCTAGGCGTGCCGGTTGTTGATGAAGAAAATAAACTGGTCGGTGTGGTAACGGTGGACGATGTGCTGGATGTTATCCGTGAAGAAGCGACCGAAGACATTTATGCGCTGGCGGGCGTCAGGTCTGAAGAAAGTGTCCAAAGTCCTCCGTTGCGCTCCGTTCGTTTACGATTGCCATGGCTGTTCGTGAATCTGGCAACCGCGTTTCTGGCCGCCTCCGTCATTCATGCTTTCGAAGGCACGATTGCAAAGGTTGTGGTGTTGGCGTCGCTGCAATCCATCGTCGCTGGCATGGGAGGCAATGCGGCGACGCAAACGCTGGCCGTGATTGTTCGTGGCTTGGCGCTGGGAGAAATCACGCTCGAAAATTCGCGCCGCGTGCTGATCAAAGAATTTCTGGTTGGCGTGGCCAACGGATTGGCGAACGGATTAGTCGCCGCGCTGATTATCTGGGTCTGGTTCGGATTTGGAATCAAAATGTTATTGATCAGCGGAATCATTGCCGCCGCGATGATTATCAATTTGCTGATCGCCGGCATTGCAGGCACTGTCATTCCACTGGTCTTGAAAAAACTCAAAGCTGACCCGGCGCTGGCTTCCACTGTTTTCGTTACGACCTGTACGGATGTCGGCGGCTTCCTTTCTTTCCTCGGCTTGGCTACTCTACTGCTGAAATTCCTGCAGTAA
- a CDS encoding nucleotidyl transferase AbiEii/AbiGii toxin family protein, which yields MFVADTINFREIVMKEPLPLATIQNAVIDFLRGRDDVVLFGAQAVNVYVNEPRATQDVDLMSTRAAELAEELRDHLSQLFHVAVRVREIKDGLGYRIFQLQKTGNRHLVNVRMVASFPELLKVDGVNVLSPAELIASKVISFHQRRGKPKSGTDWRDLALLLLTFPELKCDPGPVTDCLNTAKVDQNVMAIWHKLVEQEILPQNDEDDF from the coding sequence ATGTTTGTTGCCGACACAATCAATTTTCGGGAGATCGTGATGAAAGAACCTCTGCCGCTCGCCACGATTCAGAATGCCGTGATTGATTTCCTGCGCGGGCGTGACGACGTAGTTCTGTTTGGCGCACAAGCCGTCAACGTTTATGTCAACGAACCGCGCGCAACGCAGGATGTGGATTTGATGTCTACGCGCGCAGCCGAGTTAGCCGAAGAGTTGCGCGACCACCTGAGCCAGTTATTCCACGTCGCTGTCCGAGTCCGCGAGATCAAAGACGGGCTTGGCTATCGAATCTTTCAATTACAGAAGACTGGCAACCGTCACTTGGTGAATGTCAGGATGGTAGCGTCGTTTCCAGAATTACTAAAAGTTGATGGCGTGAATGTGCTATCACCTGCCGAACTGATTGCTAGTAAAGTGATCTCGTTCCACCAGCGGCGCGGCAAGCCGAAATCCGGCACGGACTGGCGCGATTTGGCGTTGTTACTTCTGACTTTTCCCGAATTGAAATGCGATCCCGGCCCAGTCACAGATTGTTTGAATACCGCTAAAGTAGACCAGAACGTGATGGCTATTTGGCACAAACTGGTTGAACAGGAAATTTTGCCTCAAAACGACGAAGACGATTTTTGA
- a CDS encoding ATP-dependent helicase, producing the protein MTNTNFIPRPSQARVLEYIGGKMGVSAVPGSGKTTTLSALAAKLVRETKLQRGQQILIVTLVNSARSKFDQTVRGFLGEENLGTLYRVRTLHGLANDIVSERPGLVGLTDDFQIVDEFEAKAIIADAVTAWFNAHRDFGIEEYLSPEHQTKDKSQWQWREKATDIALEVIQKTKDFRWRPDELHRALTDSGQTLPLAKMCISVYESYQRGLQYRGGVDFQDLIRLALDVLEASPDYLATLQHRWPYILEDEAQDSSKLQEEILRKLAGETGNWVRVGDPNQAIYETFTTASPEYLRRFLNEPGVVACELPESGRSAQRIIDTANHLIRWSLKHPNAQVRAWQPLAPPFIQAADNNPPDSPDNVKFIFGEKRSSEKEREDVAKSVRAWLVNNQDKTVALLLPTNANGAKMGELLQAQQIPHVEVLRTTTSTREVARALHYIADFLASPTDTAKLSKAFIAWMREERESAEATETANQLKKLKQVEQFTAPRDRDWLLDVRSASAEPERFALLERFRTCIQRWQNAALLPIDQLVLTISSDLFKEPAEIATAYSIAVHLRGFVGANPEFRLPDCEVELGEIVRNNRKFTGLGEDDDQFDPTSYKGQAVIITHHKAKGLEWDRVYLMSVNNYDFPSGDLNDQFQGESYFARDHLNLSAEALAQLKSLATGEPYREGEATEQARVEYCSERLRLLYVGITRAKRELIVTWNTGKKNDLIAARPLAYLNATLTGGTDDDVAR; encoded by the coding sequence ATGACAAATACAAATTTCATCCCAAGACCAAGCCAGGCCCGCGTGCTGGAATACATCGGCGGCAAGATGGGCGTGTCGGCGGTTCCGGGCAGCGGCAAAACGACGACGCTGTCGGCGCTGGCAGCAAAGCTCGTCCGTGAAACCAAGTTGCAGCGCGGCCAGCAAATCCTGATCGTCACACTGGTCAATTCCGCGCGCAGCAAATTCGATCAAACTGTTCGCGGCTTTCTGGGCGAAGAAAACCTGGGAACGCTGTACCGTGTGCGCACGCTGCATGGCTTGGCCAATGATATTGTCAGCGAACGTCCCGGCTTGGTTGGGCTGACGGATGATTTTCAGATCGTTGACGAGTTTGAAGCCAAAGCGATCATCGCCGACGCTGTCACGGCATGGTTCAATGCGCACCGCGATTTTGGCATCGAAGAATACTTGAGTCCCGAACATCAGACGAAAGACAAATCACAATGGCAGTGGCGCGAAAAAGCCACGGACATTGCCCTGGAAGTCATTCAGAAAACCAAGGATTTCCGCTGGCGTCCGGATGAATTGCATCGCGCCTTGACGGATTCGGGGCAAACACTTCCACTGGCGAAAATGTGTATCAGCGTTTATGAATCGTATCAACGCGGATTGCAATATCGCGGCGGGGTGGATTTTCAGGACTTGATTCGGCTGGCGCTGGACGTGTTGGAAGCCTCGCCGGATTATCTGGCAACCCTGCAACATCGCTGGCCCTACATTCTGGAAGACGAAGCGCAGGACAGCAGCAAGTTGCAGGAAGAGATTCTGCGAAAATTGGCAGGAGAAACCGGCAACTGGGTTCGCGTTGGCGATCCAAACCAGGCGATTTACGAAACTTTCACCACGGCCAGCCCGGAGTACCTGCGCAGATTTTTGAATGAGCCGGGCGTCGTCGCCTGTGAATTGCCGGAAAGCGGACGCAGCGCACAACGCATTATTGACACCGCTAACCATCTGATTCGCTGGTCGCTGAAACATCCCAACGCGCAAGTCCGCGCTTGGCAACCGCTCGCTCCGCCGTTCATTCAGGCCGCCGATAACAACCCGCCGGATTCGCCCGATAACGTTAAATTCATTTTTGGCGAAAAGCGAAGCTCCGAAAAAGAGCGCGAAGACGTTGCCAAATCCGTACGCGCCTGGTTGGTAAACAACCAGGACAAAACCGTGGCGTTGCTGCTACCTACCAACGCCAACGGCGCAAAGATGGGTGAATTGTTACAGGCGCAACAAATTCCGCACGTCGAGGTGTTGCGAACGACAACTTCCACGCGCGAAGTCGCGCGCGCACTGCACTACATCGCGGATTTTCTCGCTTCTCCTACCGACACGGCCAAACTCAGCAAGGCCTTCATCGCCTGGATGCGTGAAGAGCGCGAATCCGCCGAAGCAACGGAAACTGCAAACCAGTTGAAGAAGCTCAAACAGGTTGAACAGTTCACCGCTCCGCGCGATAGAGACTGGTTGCTGGACGTGCGTTCAGCTTCCGCCGAGCCGGAACGATTTGCGTTGCTAGAGCGGTTCCGCACATGCATTCAGCGATGGCAAAACGCTGCGCTGCTACCGATTGATCAACTGGTGTTGACCATCAGCAGCGATTTGTTCAAAGAACCCGCCGAAATCGCCACGGCCTACAGCATTGCGGTTCACTTGCGCGGGTTTGTCGGGGCCAACCCTGAATTCCGGTTGCCGGATTGCGAGGTCGAACTTGGCGAAATTGTCCGGAACAACCGCAAATTCACGGGTTTGGGCGAAGACGACGATCAGTTCGATCCGACCAGTTACAAGGGGCAGGCCGTCATCATCACGCATCACAAAGCCAAGGGGTTGGAATGGGATCGCGTCTATCTGATGTCGGTCAACAACTACGACTTCCCTTCCGGCGATCTCAACGACCAGTTTCAGGGCGAAAGTTATTTTGCCCGCGACCACTTGAATTTAAGCGCCGAAGCATTGGCGCAACTGAAATCGTTGGCCACCGGCGAACCTTATCGCGAAGGCGAGGCGACCGAACAAGCGCGCGTCGAATACTGTTCGGAGCGGTTGCGGTTGCTGTATGTCGGCATCACGCGCGCCAAACGCGAACTGATTGTCACCTGGAACACAGGCAAGAAAAACGATTTGATTGCTGCTCGACCGCTGGCTTACCTGAACGCGACGCTCACAGGAGGAACCGACGATGACGTTGCCAGATGA
- the eda gene encoding bifunctional 4-hydroxy-2-oxoglutarate aldolase/2-dehydro-3-deoxy-phosphogluconate aldolase, translating into MNLIERVRQTGIIPVVALPKLEHALPLAESLIEGGLLCAEITFRTAAAAEAIEQISKRFPEILLGAGTVLTTEQAQRAMDCGAQFIVSPGTNPTTVDFCLSKNLTIFPGVCTPSEVEMNLAKGVDVLKFFPAEPAGGVNFLKAICAPYKQVQFIPTGGIDVKNIGQYLALPQVVACGGSWMVKPELFEAGDFVAVKRLAAEAVALVQQLRK; encoded by the coding sequence GTGAATCTGATCGAACGAGTGCGGCAGACGGGCATTATTCCCGTCGTCGCGTTGCCCAAACTGGAACACGCCTTGCCGCTGGCGGAAAGCCTGATCGAAGGCGGACTGCTTTGCGCGGAAATCACTTTTCGCACGGCGGCGGCGGCAGAAGCCATTGAACAAATCAGCAAACGCTTTCCTGAAATTTTGCTCGGCGCGGGAACGGTGCTGACGACCGAACAGGCGCAACGCGCGATGGATTGCGGCGCACAATTCATCGTTTCGCCAGGAACCAATCCGACCACCGTGGATTTTTGTTTGTCGAAAAACCTGACGATCTTTCCCGGTGTGTGCACTCCCAGCGAAGTCGAGATGAACCTGGCAAAAGGCGTTGACGTATTGAAATTCTTCCCCGCCGAACCCGCTGGCGGCGTGAACTTTTTGAAAGCCATCTGCGCGCCGTACAAACAGGTGCAGTTCATCCCGACGGGCGGCATTGATGTGAAAAACATTGGCCAGTATTTGGCCTTGCCGCAAGTCGTAGCTTGTGGCGGAAGCTGGATGGTCAAGCCGGAATTGTTTGAAGCGGGTGATTTCGTGGCGGTGAAACGCTTGGCTGCCGAAGCTGTCGCGTTGGTTCAACAACTGCGTAAATGA
- the recO gene encoding DNA repair protein RecO codes for MPLHDSEAFVLRTFSLKEADKICVFFTRDAGKLRGVAHGARKLRSRFGASLEPFTEVSLTYFQKENKELVSVSNCEILRSQFFEGISSEQVGVMQYLAELIDSFLLDHEPNETVYRLIAATLETMQQVQSSELMTLARYFEIWMLKLAGFFPEWRRCGLCDKDLSTEPAVYLTNEGMPQCAACSGQRGEELRPPVWRAIQEILTQSPNKFLSLAREPRLLAQVGGIATRLIVRALEREPRSYEVLSRLRPAL; via the coding sequence ATGCCGTTGCACGACTCGGAAGCTTTTGTGCTCCGCACTTTCTCGCTCAAGGAAGCAGATAAAATCTGCGTCTTTTTTACCCGCGATGCCGGGAAGTTGCGAGGAGTCGCTCACGGAGCCAGAAAGTTGCGCAGCCGGTTTGGCGCGAGCCTGGAGCCGTTCACGGAAGTTTCGCTGACGTACTTTCAAAAAGAGAACAAAGAGCTTGTCTCCGTGTCCAATTGCGAAATTCTACGTTCGCAGTTCTTTGAAGGCATCAGCAGCGAACAAGTCGGCGTGATGCAATACCTGGCGGAGTTGATTGATTCCTTTTTGCTCGACCACGAACCGAATGAAACGGTTTATCGGTTGATTGCCGCTACGCTGGAAACCATGCAGCAGGTGCAAAGCAGCGAGTTGATGACGCTGGCGCGATATTTTGAAATCTGGATGCTGAAACTCGCCGGGTTCTTTCCGGAATGGCGTCGTTGCGGGTTGTGCGATAAAGATTTGAGCACCGAACCTGCAGTTTACCTGACCAATGAAGGGATGCCGCAATGCGCAGCGTGTAGCGGTCAGCGCGGCGAAGAGTTGCGCCCACCCGTATGGCGCGCCATTCAAGAGATTTTGACGCAATCCCCCAACAAGTTTTTATCGCTGGCGCGCGAACCCAGGCTGCTTGCGCAGGTTGGCGGCATCGCTACGCGATTGATTGTTCGCGCCCTGGAGCGCGAGCCGCGATCTTACGAAGTTCTGAGCCGGTTGCGACCGGCCCTGTAG